A stretch of DNA from Caldilineales bacterium:
CCCGGCCTGCCTGCTTTGCCCGGTGCAATCGTTCTGCCTGGCGCGCGAGCGCGGGACACAATACGAACGCCCGGTGCGCAACCAGCGGCGGGCCATCCCACATGTCGATGTGGCTGCGGGTGTGATCTGGCATCGCACTGAACCCGGGCTTATCCTTATCGCCCAGCGCCCCCTCGATGGCATGTTGGGCGGGCTTTGGGAATTCCCTGGTGGCAAACAGCAACCGGGCGAGACCCTGCCCAACACCCTGGAGCGAGAACTGGCCGAGGAATTGGGCATCCAAGTCATCGTCGGCGAGCATTTGGTCAGCCTGGAGCACGCCTACACCCATTTTCGCATCACGCTGCACACCTATCATGCCCGGCACACCGGCGGCGAGCCGAAAAAGATAGGCGTGGCCGATTGGCGCTGGGTGGGGTTAGCCGCTCTCGACGGCTTCGCCTTTGCCCGCACCGACCAACGCATCATCGCCGCTCTGCGTGCGGGGAGCGAACGCCAAGCTTGAAATCCCGGCTGCAGCATCCTGCCCGAAGACTCGCCGACGTGAGCCGTCGCCCGCCCCCATGCCCCGCATCATCCTCCTCTCCCCCTACCACACCGGCTCGCACGCAGCCTGGGCCGAGGGCTACGCCCGCCACAGCCGCCATCGCCTGCGCCTGCTGACGATGGCCGGGCGCTTCTGGAAGTGGCGGATGCAGGGCGGGGCCATCGAGTTGGCGCAGCAGGTGGGGGAAGCCTGCCAGACCGGGGAGAGGCCGGACGCCCTGGTGATCACCGACATGGTCAATCTCCCCGCCCTGCAGGCCCTGGCCCGGCCCTGGCTCGACGCCGTCCCCACCCTCTTCTACGCTCACGAGAACCAACTCACCTATCCGCCCCCGCCCGGCGTGACGCGCGACCTCACCTATGGCCTGATCAACGTCCTCAGCATGGCCTGCGCCAACCGTATCGCTTTCAATAGCCAACACCACCTGGACGAATTCTTCGCCGAGCTGCCGCGCCTGCTCAAGCACTTCCCCGACTACAACCACCTGGAAATCATCCCCCAGCTACGGGACAAAAGCCTGGTGTTGCCCGTGGGCCTGGATCTGGCCCGGCTGGACGCCTGCCGGACGCCGCCCCGCCCTGCCGGCGCCCCCCTGCGCATCCTTTGGAACCAGCGCTGGGAGTACGACAAGAACCCGGCCGAGTTCTTCGACGCCCTCTATGCCCTCGACGCCGCCGGGCTGCCGTTCGAGGTCTGTGTGGCCGGCGAGAACTTCCGCCAGCAGCCGGCCGAGTTCGAGGCGACGCGGGCGCAGCTCGGCTCACACATCGTCCACTGGGGCTACGCCGAAAGCCGGGATGCCTATGCCCGGCTGCTGTGGGAGGCCGACCTGGTGCTCTCCACCGCCGATCACGAATTCTTCGGCATCTCCGTCCTGGAGGCGATGTACTGCGGCTGCTATCCCCTCCTGCCCCACCGTCTCAGCTATCCCGAGCTGTTGCCAACAGAGGCGCATAGCGCCCATCTCTATCGCGGCTTCGACGACCTGGTGGCGCGCTTGAAATGGGCCGCCCTGCACCCGGCCCTCGTTCGCCAGATCGATCTCAGCCCCGTCGCCGCCCGCTACGACTGGCGCCACCTAGCGCCCGTCTACGATGCCGTGCTCGCAGACCTGGCTGGCCAAGGGCAGGGTGAGCGGCCATGAAGTGGGTTGCGTGTTGCGTGTTGCGTGTTGCGTGTTGCGTGTTGCGTGTTCTGTGTTCCGTATTCCGTGCTCCGTGAAGCGTGAGGCGTGAGGCGTGAAACGTGAGGCGTGAGGCGTGAAGCGTGAGGCGTGAGGCGTGAAACGTGAGACGTGAGGAAGCGCCGGCGATCTCCACGCACCACGGAACACGCAACACGCACCACGCACCACGGAACCCGGAACCCGGAACACCTCTCACCCCCTGAATCGGTCACCAAATATCGCAATCTGGCCGCTATGCTCGCGCTTGTGACCGTAATACATATAGGCAATGAAATCTTCGAGGTCGTATTCCGGGCCGTACCAGGGCAGGATGCCAGGCTGCCGCCAGGAGGCCGGGGGCAGGGCCACCACGGCCCGGCGCACCTGCTCGTGCGCAGCCTGATACTCGTCTAGCACCTGCGCCACGGCCAGCGGCCGGCGCAGGCGATCCACCTGCTCATCGTTGAAGGCCTGCCCGTCGGCGGCCAGCTGCTCGGTCAAGGGCATAGGGCGGGGCCGGATGAGATTTTCGAGAATCTCGACCAGCACCAGCTCGAACGAAGCCAGGTGTCCGACCACGTCCTTGGTCGACCAATAGCCCACGGCGCCAGGGGTGTTCACTTCGGCTGGGGGGATGCGCGACAGGGTCTTCAGCACGGTCAGATGGCCGTATTTGAGGATGTCGGGTGGGTTCATGTTCAAGGCTCCAGATTGTAGGTGAGCGAGGTGATCCACCAGCGACCATCGGCAAAACGAAACTCCCAGCGGTCGCCCGCAGGCGAAACCTCGTCGCCAATGCGGGTGGTGGAGACCGCTTTGGCTGTATCGCCGCTGATTTCGAACGAGATGTCTGTCGGTTCGGCAAATTGGGGGTTGCCAGGAAAGACCAGCACCATGTAGCGGTCGAGGATGGCGTCGCGCCCGCGCCAGGTGGCATCGTCACCCTGGTTATCGGCTGTATGCCTGGCGTCGATCACCACCCCGTCGGCGGCCCACAATCCGGCCAGGCGCTCGACGTCCTGCTTCACCACCGCCTCCGCTTCTGCCAGCAGGAGTTGGCGCAGAGCCGTTTGGTCATCGCTCTGGCTGCGCGGGGCCACGGGGGAGGTCGGCCGGCAGGCAGCCAACAGCAGCACGAGCAAGAACAGGCCGAGACGATTCATGATCGCAGGCTATCACAGATAGGCTCTCCGGGCAAAGCGACTTCATTTGACATCACCGCCAGGCTGCCGCTATCCTCGCCTCATGCGCAAGCTCGCTCTCAGGGCCGTCTTCTGCCTCGTCCTGCTGCTCGGTTCCGGCTTTACCGTCAGTGGGTCGCCGCAAGTCCCGCCTGGCCATCAAACCACCCTCTGGCCGGAGCTGGCGCTGAAGCCGTTCGCCTCTGGCTTTCACAGCCCGGTTCACATCACCCACGCCGATGACGACAGCGGCCGCCTGTTCGTGGTCGAGCAGCTGGGCGTCGTCCGCATCGTCAAGAACGGCATCCTCCTGCCCGAACCCTTCCTCGACATCCAGGCCCGCGTGGGGTGCTGCGGCGAGCAGGGCCTCCTGAGTCTGGCCTTTCCTCCTGGCTCTGCCGACAAGAACCATTTTTATG
This window harbors:
- a CDS encoding DUF3524 domain-containing protein; the protein is MPRIILLSPYHTGSHAAWAEGYARHSRHRLRLLTMAGRFWKWRMQGGAIELAQQVGEACQTGERPDALVITDMVNLPALQALARPWLDAVPTLFYAHENQLTYPPPPGVTRDLTYGLINVLSMACANRIAFNSQHHLDEFFAELPRLLKHFPDYNHLEIIPQLRDKSLVLPVGLDLARLDACRTPPRPAGAPLRILWNQRWEYDKNPAEFFDALYALDAAGLPFEVCVAGENFRQQPAEFEATRAQLGSHIVHWGYAESRDAYARLLWEADLVLSTADHEFFGISVLEAMYCGCYPLLPHRLSYPELLPTEAHSAHLYRGFDDLVARLKWAALHPALVRQIDLSPVAARYDWRHLAPVYDAVLADLAGQGQGERP
- a CDS encoding maleylpyruvate isomerase N-terminal domain-containing protein, translating into MNPPDILKYGHLTVLKTLSRIPPAEVNTPGAVGYWSTKDVVGHLASFELVLVEILENLIRPRPMPLTEQLAADGQAFNDEQVDRLRRPLAVAQVLDEYQAAHEQVRRAVVALPPASWRQPGILPWYGPEYDLEDFIAYMYYGHKREHSGQIAIFGDRFRG
- a CDS encoding nuclear transport factor 2 family protein gives rise to the protein MNRLGLFLLVLLLAACRPTSPVAPRSQSDDQTALRQLLLAEAEAVVKQDVERLAGLWAADGVVIDARHTADNQGDDATWRGRDAILDRYMVLVFPGNPQFAEPTDISFEISGDTAKAVSTTRIGDEVSPAGDRWEFRFADGRWWITSLTYNLEP